From Actinopolymorpha cephalotaxi, one genomic window encodes:
- a CDS encoding enolase C-terminal domain-like protein: MTSPEHSPEPLAAPPWQAPGSGGTRITRVRTILTAPENITLVVVKIETSDPGLYGLGCATFTQRARAVAEAVDSYLAPQLVGRDPADVTDIANSLFLSSYWRSGPVLNNALSGVDMALWDLKGKQAGLPVWQLLGGRCRSAVPVYGHASGRDAEEVEDGVHAFAEDGYRYVRCQVAVPGALTYGVSGAPGAPDRGPVGSGTGSTRAALVPDAWDPDSYLRVVPELFAHLRDKLGESVHLLHDVHERLNPTQAVRLAKALEPYGLFFLEDLLAPEDLGWLPTVRAQAATPLAIGELFTNPAEYVPLVRDRLIDFVRCHISAIGGLTPAWRLANAAELFGIRTAWHGPGDVSPVGHAANLALDLAAPNFGIQEQHVFSETAAEVFPGCPQVRDGHLWPSDTPGLGVDLDEELAAKFPPVEPLVRDAWTRTRLPDGTVQRP, encoded by the coding sequence GTGACCTCGCCCGAGCACAGCCCCGAACCCCTCGCCGCCCCGCCCTGGCAGGCCCCCGGAAGCGGGGGAACTCGGATCACCAGGGTTCGGACCATTCTCACCGCCCCGGAGAACATCACCCTCGTCGTGGTGAAGATCGAGACCTCCGACCCCGGGCTCTACGGCCTGGGCTGCGCGACGTTCACCCAGCGTGCCCGCGCGGTCGCCGAAGCGGTCGACTCCTACCTCGCTCCCCAGCTGGTCGGCCGCGATCCCGCCGACGTCACCGACATCGCCAACTCGCTGTTCCTGAGTTCGTACTGGCGGTCGGGCCCGGTCCTCAACAACGCGCTGTCCGGCGTCGACATGGCGCTGTGGGACCTGAAGGGCAAGCAGGCCGGGCTGCCCGTCTGGCAGCTGCTGGGCGGCCGGTGCCGCAGCGCCGTTCCCGTCTACGGGCACGCCTCGGGCCGGGACGCGGAGGAGGTGGAGGACGGCGTACATGCGTTCGCGGAGGACGGCTACAGGTACGTCCGCTGCCAGGTCGCGGTGCCCGGCGCGCTCACCTACGGCGTGTCCGGGGCGCCCGGCGCTCCCGACCGCGGACCGGTCGGCTCGGGCACCGGATCGACCAGGGCCGCACTGGTGCCGGACGCCTGGGATCCGGACTCCTACCTGCGGGTCGTACCGGAGCTGTTCGCCCACCTGCGCGACAAGCTGGGCGAGAGCGTCCACCTGCTGCACGACGTGCACGAACGGCTGAACCCGACGCAGGCGGTCCGGCTCGCCAAGGCGCTGGAGCCGTACGGGTTGTTCTTCCTGGAGGACCTGCTGGCGCCGGAGGACCTCGGCTGGCTGCCGACGGTGCGCGCCCAGGCCGCCACGCCCCTGGCGATCGGTGAGTTGTTCACCAATCCGGCGGAGTACGTGCCGTTGGTACGGGACCGGCTGATCGACTTCGTGCGCTGCCACATCTCCGCGATCGGCGGGCTGACGCCGGCCTGGCGCCTCGCCAACGCCGCGGAGCTGTTCGGGATCCGGACGGCCTGGCACGGACCGGGCGACGTCTCCCCCGTGGGGCACGCGGCCAACCTCGCCCTCGACCTCGCCGCGCCGAACTTCGGCATCCAGGAACAGCACGTGTTCAGTGAGACCGCGGCGGAGGTGTTCCCCGGTTGCCCGCAGGTGCGGGACGGTCACCTGTGGCCGAGCGACACACCGGGGCTCGGCGTCGACCTGGACGAGGAGCTCGCGGCGAAGTTCCCGCCGGTGGAGCCGCTGGTCAGGGACGCCTGGACGCGGACCCGGCTGCCCGACGGCACCGTGCAGCGTCCGTGA
- the hflX gene encoding GTPase HflX, giving the protein MTSSTAQTAPADDSADDAELRLTVVDREFPVDDPATGDMDLADRQALRRVAGFSTQLTDITEVEYRRLQLERVVLVGVWTGGSIADAENSLLELKLLSETAGAEVLEGLIQRRSRPDQATYIGRGKVEELREEVIATGADTVICDGELSPAQLRNLEERVKVKVIDRTALILDIFAQHAKSREGKAQVELAQLSYFLPRLRGWGGNLSRQAGGRAGGASGGVGVRGPGETKIELDRRRIRTRMAKLRRDIEGMKTGRSTKRQQRRRNAVPSVAIAGYTNAGKSSLLNRLTGAGVLVEDALFATLDPTTRRATSPDGRLFTLTDTVGFVRHLPHQLVEAFRSTLEEVAESDLVVHVVDGAHADPEGQISAVREVLAEAGAGDLPEIVAINKADLADPIELARLQTLVPRSVVVSARTGAGVPELLDMIGAALPHPEVEVSALVPYARGDLVAKVHEHGEVIEVEHTADGTRLRARVDPGLAASLDGFATA; this is encoded by the coding sequence ATGACGTCATCGACGGCACAGACGGCACCGGCGGACGACTCGGCAGACGACGCCGAACTGCGCCTCACCGTGGTCGACCGGGAGTTCCCGGTGGACGACCCCGCGACAGGCGACATGGACCTGGCAGACCGGCAGGCCCTCCGGCGGGTGGCCGGATTCTCCACCCAGCTCACCGACATCACCGAGGTCGAGTACCGCCGCCTCCAGCTGGAGCGCGTGGTCCTCGTCGGGGTGTGGACCGGTGGCAGCATCGCCGACGCGGAAAACTCCCTGCTCGAGCTGAAGCTCCTGTCGGAGACGGCGGGCGCGGAGGTGCTGGAAGGGCTGATCCAGCGGCGCAGCCGACCCGACCAGGCGACCTACATCGGGCGCGGAAAGGTCGAGGAGCTGCGCGAGGAGGTGATCGCCACCGGCGCGGACACCGTGATCTGCGACGGTGAGCTGAGCCCCGCCCAGCTGCGCAACCTGGAGGAGCGGGTCAAGGTCAAGGTCATCGACCGCACCGCGCTGATCCTCGACATCTTCGCCCAGCACGCGAAGAGCCGTGAGGGCAAGGCGCAGGTCGAGCTGGCCCAGCTGTCCTACTTCCTTCCCCGCCTGCGTGGCTGGGGTGGCAACCTCTCCCGCCAGGCCGGTGGTCGTGCCGGCGGCGCCAGCGGCGGTGTCGGTGTACGCGGTCCCGGTGAGACGAAGATCGAGCTCGACCGGCGCCGTATCCGCACCCGGATGGCCAAGCTCCGGCGCGACATCGAGGGCATGAAGACCGGCCGCAGCACCAAGCGGCAGCAGCGGCGCCGCAACGCCGTACCCTCCGTCGCGATCGCCGGTTACACCAACGCCGGCAAGTCCTCGCTGCTCAACCGGCTCACCGGTGCTGGCGTACTGGTCGAGGACGCGTTGTTCGCCACGCTGGACCCGACGACCCGGCGGGCCACCTCGCCCGACGGGCGGTTGTTCACCCTGACCGACACGGTCGGCTTCGTCCGGCACCTGCCGCACCAGCTGGTGGAGGCGTTCCGGTCGACGCTGGAGGAGGTCGCCGAGTCCGACCTCGTCGTGCACGTCGTGGACGGGGCGCACGCCGACCCCGAGGGCCAGATCAGCGCCGTACGCGAGGTGCTGGCGGAGGCCGGGGCGGGTGATCTGCCGGAGATCGTGGCGATCAACAAGGCCGACCTGGCCGACCCGATCGAGCTGGCCAGGTTGCAGACGCTGGTGCCTCGGTCCGTGGTGGTCTCCGCCCGTACCGGGGCGGGCGTGCCCGAGCTGCTGGACATGATCGGTGCCGCGCTGCCCCATCCGGAGGTCGAGGTGAGTGCGCTCGTCCCCTACGCCCGAGGTGACCTGGTGGCGAAGGTGCACGAGCACGGCGAGGTGATCGAGGTCGAGCACACCGCCGACGGCACCCGGTTGCGCGCCCGGGTCGACCCGGGACTGGCGGCGTCTCTGGACGGCTTCGCCACCGCCTGA
- a CDS encoding rhomboid family intramembrane serine protease, translating to MAFETSRWSDRRGSGRTPDPGVTGLKALIGLIALMWVSEIADLLLGHHLDAYGIQARESEGLLGIAFAPFLHAGFGHLISNTIPLLMLGAIIAVAGAARLLLVTGLIALVSGLGTWLTSPPGSVTIGASGVVFGYASYLIARGVFSRSLGQLLIGLVVILVWGGALLGGLLPQAGISWQGHLFGAIGGVLTAGLLSDGRRGPPTVASYRG from the coding sequence ATGGCCTTCGAGACCTCCCGGTGGTCCGACCGGCGCGGATCCGGTCGGACGCCCGACCCTGGTGTCACGGGTCTGAAGGCGCTCATCGGGCTGATCGCCCTGATGTGGGTGAGCGAGATCGCCGACCTGCTGCTCGGCCATCACCTGGACGCCTACGGCATCCAGGCGCGCGAGTCGGAGGGGCTGCTCGGCATCGCGTTCGCACCGTTCCTGCACGCGGGCTTCGGCCACCTGATCTCCAACACCATCCCGCTGCTGATGCTGGGAGCGATCATCGCGGTCGCCGGCGCCGCCCGGCTCCTTCTGGTCACCGGCCTGATCGCGCTGGTCAGCGGCTTGGGGACCTGGCTGACGTCGCCGCCGGGCTCGGTGACGATCGGCGCGAGCGGGGTGGTGTTCGGCTACGCGTCCTACCTCATCGCCCGCGGCGTGTTCAGCCGCAGCCTCGGGCAGCTGCTGATCGGCCTCGTGGTCATCCTGGTGTGGGGCGGTGCGTTGCTGGGCGGCCTGCTGCCCCAGGCCGGCATCTCCTGGCAGGGGCATCTCTTCGGCGCCATCGGCGGTGTGCTCACCGCCGGCCTGCTCAGCGACGGCCGGCGTGGGCCGCCGACCGTCGCGAGCTACCGCGGCTGA
- a CDS encoding GIDE domain-containing protein has translation MIVVGVVVLVVGIVCAYFARAARARQHAMITTETLSAQELGALQQAAVQAAGPGVFRHRVEVTGQLCAGEAGPLKSELANVDCVWHRHVVTRKYWETRRDSKGGTRRVTRTEVMSKHSSGQSFLVRDPSGVVTVYPADVLVDGAQKVLDRFERDTGGNETATLQLGKFRMSIPTGDSGTDGYQYEEWVLRPGRLVYVLGEANDESGELAVTDPSIVSTRTEAELLARSHSRQRAFTIAALVAAAGGVVSIVVGLVQTLG, from the coding sequence ATGATCGTCGTGGGCGTCGTCGTCCTGGTCGTCGGGATCGTGTGCGCGTACTTCGCGCGAGCCGCGCGGGCCAGGCAGCACGCCATGATCACCACCGAGACGCTGAGCGCACAGGAGCTGGGTGCCCTGCAGCAGGCCGCCGTGCAGGCCGCCGGTCCGGGCGTCTTCCGCCACCGGGTCGAGGTGACCGGGCAGCTGTGCGCCGGTGAGGCCGGGCCGCTGAAGTCCGAGCTCGCGAACGTCGACTGCGTGTGGCACCGGCACGTGGTGACCAGGAAGTACTGGGAGACCCGGCGGGACAGCAAGGGGGGCACCCGGCGGGTCACCCGTACCGAGGTCATGTCCAAGCACTCCTCCGGCCAGTCCTTCCTCGTGCGGGACCCGAGCGGGGTGGTCACCGTGTACCCGGCCGACGTCCTGGTCGACGGAGCACAGAAGGTGCTCGACCGCTTCGAGCGGGACACCGGCGGGAACGAGACGGCCACCCTCCAACTCGGGAAGTTCCGCATGAGCATCCCGACCGGTGACTCGGGCACCGACGGATATCAGTACGAGGAGTGGGTCCTGCGCCCGGGCCGCCTGGTCTACGTTCTCGGCGAGGCCAACGACGAGAGCGGCGAGCTCGCGGTCACCGACCCCTCGATCGTCAGTACGCGGACCGAGGCCGAGCTGCTCGCCAGGTCGCACTCCCGGCAACGGGCGTTCACGATCGCGGCGCTGGTCGCGGCGGCAGGCGGGGTCGTGTCGATCGTGGTCGGCCTGGTCCAGACGCTCGGCTAG
- a CDS encoding S9 family peptidase, with protein MTYDAVPLIPRAVLFGNPTYASPTVSPDGTLLGFLAPEDGVLNVWVGPVDRPQEATPLTHDRGQGIRVFGFCHDDRTLFYLQDADGDENWRLHLLDLTDGRERCVTPYDNVQVRVLGHNRWHPTTMLLGINKDRPELHDVYELDLESGELHKRIENPGFVGWLADTDLEVRGAASVTEDGGAIYYLTDEASDFHPWLEVSAEDSNTTSPLGFSRDGRTLYLVSSVGVNAARLVEVDLAAAEREAVQGDGQGDGQGDGQGNGQSAGGSTQKVLAGDDAYDVGGVEFDPRTRAPQAVIFDKDREVWEYIDKDFGQAVEEVRSALGLDGELGITRSERTERTWLVSLMPSDGPVRYYLYDRPTKSLKFLFSHKPDLAGYPLAPMEPFAFTARDGLEIHGYLTFPPEVPHRDLPALLNVHGGPWARDSWGYNAEAQWLANRGYVSVEINYRGSTGYGKAFGNAGDKQWGRSMHTDLLDAVEHLVGQGLVDRDRVGIMGGSYGGYAALAGAAFTPEAFRCAVDLCGPSNLLTLLSSIPPYWKPLVAMMYAKVGDPETEKDMLWERSPLSRVDDIAIPVLVAQGANDPRVKQAEAEQIVEALKAKGLPHEYLLFPDEGHGLARPENREIYYATAERFLAEHLGGRTES; from the coding sequence ATGACCTACGACGCCGTACCGCTCATCCCCCGCGCGGTCCTGTTCGGGAACCCGACCTACGCGAGCCCCACGGTCTCCCCCGACGGCACGCTGCTCGGCTTCCTCGCTCCCGAGGACGGCGTACTGAACGTCTGGGTCGGCCCGGTCGACCGTCCGCAGGAGGCGACGCCGCTCACCCACGACCGCGGCCAGGGCATCCGGGTCTTCGGCTTCTGCCACGACGACCGGACCTTGTTCTACCTCCAGGACGCCGACGGCGACGAGAACTGGCGGCTGCACCTGCTCGACCTCACCGACGGCCGCGAGCGGTGCGTCACGCCGTACGACAACGTCCAGGTCCGGGTGCTCGGCCACAACCGCTGGCATCCGACGACGATGCTGCTCGGCATCAACAAGGACCGGCCCGAACTGCACGACGTCTACGAGCTCGACCTGGAAAGCGGCGAGCTGCACAAGCGGATCGAGAACCCCGGCTTCGTGGGCTGGCTGGCCGACACCGATCTGGAGGTACGTGGCGCGGCCTCGGTCACCGAGGACGGCGGCGCGATCTACTACCTCACGGACGAGGCCAGCGACTTCCACCCCTGGCTGGAAGTGTCCGCCGAGGACAGCAACACCACCAGCCCGCTGGGCTTCTCCCGCGACGGCCGCACTCTCTACCTCGTGTCGTCGGTGGGGGTCAACGCCGCCCGGCTGGTCGAGGTCGACCTGGCCGCGGCCGAGCGGGAGGCTGTGCAGGGCGACGGACAGGGCGACGGACAGGGCGACGGGCAAGGGAACGGACAGTCGGCGGGGGGCAGCACGCAGAAGGTGCTCGCCGGCGACGACGCCTACGACGTCGGCGGGGTCGAGTTCGACCCGCGGACCAGGGCGCCGCAGGCGGTGATCTTCGACAAGGACCGCGAGGTCTGGGAGTACATCGACAAGGACTTCGGCCAGGCGGTGGAAGAGGTGCGCTCCGCGCTGGGGCTGGACGGCGAGCTCGGGATCACCCGCTCCGAACGCACCGAACGCACCTGGCTGGTGTCGTTGATGCCCTCCGACGGCCCGGTGCGCTACTACCTGTACGACCGGCCGACGAAGAGCCTGAAGTTCCTGTTCTCCCACAAGCCGGACCTCGCCGGCTACCCGCTGGCCCCGATGGAGCCGTTCGCGTTCACCGCCCGGGACGGGCTGGAGATCCACGGCTACCTGACGTTCCCACCCGAGGTCCCCCACCGCGACCTTCCGGCGCTGCTCAACGTCCACGGCGGGCCGTGGGCCCGCGACAGCTGGGGCTACAACGCCGAGGCGCAGTGGCTGGCCAACCGCGGCTACGTCAGCGTGGAGATCAACTACCGGGGCTCCACCGGCTACGGCAAGGCGTTCGGCAACGCCGGTGACAAGCAGTGGGGCCGGTCGATGCACACCGACCTGCTGGACGCCGTCGAGCACCTCGTGGGCCAGGGCCTCGTCGACCGCGACCGGGTGGGCATCATGGGCGGCTCCTACGGCGGCTACGCCGCACTTGCCGGCGCGGCGTTCACCCCGGAGGCGTTCCGCTGCGCGGTCGACCTGTGCGGGCCGTCCAACCTGCTCACCCTACTCAGCTCCATCCCGCCGTACTGGAAACCGCTGGTGGCGATGATGTACGCCAAGGTGGGTGACCCGGAGACCGAGAAGGACATGCTCTGGGAACGCTCCCCGCTGTCCCGCGTCGACGACATCGCCATCCCGGTCCTGGTCGCGCAGGGCGCCAACGACCCGCGGGTGAAGCAGGCCGAGGCCGAGCAGATCGTGGAGGCGCTGAAGGCGAAGGGGCTTCCGCACGAGTACCTCCTGTTCCCCGACGAGGGGCATGGCCTCGCCCGGCCGGAGAACCGCGAGATCTACTACGCCACGGCCGAGCGCTTCCTGGCCGAGCACCTCGGCGGGCGCACGGAGTCCTGA
- a CDS encoding ATP-dependent DNA helicase, translating to MADAARGSADQQRPDHRVRELLHDAVDALAGMERPGQLVMADAVARAISTGEHLVVQAGTGTGKSLAYLIPAFLNPGGGRRPVVVATATLALQSQLVGRDLPQLAEAIEKRLERHPSYAILKGRHNYACLHRVRDGVPDEQGALLERVPSGPLGRQVLELRSWAAKQAQTGGDGDRDAAPTHQDRAWAQVAVSSRECLGAQRCPYGAECFAERARERAHGADVIVTNHALLAIDALENISVLPDYDVVIIDEAHELAARVTGTASAELSPGMIERAARRATPFCEGGEADPLEDAGEALRSALASAPLGRVETPSSELTAAVALVRDSARAAWSAFPSEKKDSDAESGRRQARSYVEQIRDVAERVSGLSPYDVVWVAERERGGPELRVAPLSVAGLLREKLLSERTCVLTSATLKLGGDFDSAARSVGLRPVDRIPDGEDGAGRKGRGGSETGGEPATDRTGDQDGGSASEGGKDIVEPLPWRGLDVGSPFDYERQAILYVARRLAPPGRGGISPRVLDEVSELVEAAGGATLGLFSSRRAAEEAAAAVRDRLGVEVLCQGEGQLSELHRRFAAEPDTSLFGTLSLWQGLDVPGDACQLVIIDRIPFPRPDDPLTSARQRAVDEAGGNGFMSVAATHAALLLAQGVGRLIRRSTDRGVVAVLDPRLVTARYGNYLRASLPPMWFTGDRDVALGALRRLRSAREE from the coding sequence ATGGCCGACGCAGCGCGGGGTTCCGCCGACCAGCAACGTCCCGACCACCGCGTGCGAGAGTTGCTCCACGACGCCGTCGACGCGCTCGCCGGCATGGAGCGTCCCGGCCAGCTGGTGATGGCCGATGCGGTCGCCCGGGCGATCTCCACCGGCGAGCACCTGGTGGTTCAGGCGGGTACCGGCACCGGGAAGTCCCTCGCCTACCTCATACCGGCGTTCCTGAACCCCGGGGGCGGCAGGCGTCCCGTCGTGGTGGCCACCGCCACTCTCGCATTGCAGTCCCAGCTGGTCGGGCGCGACCTTCCGCAGCTCGCGGAGGCGATCGAGAAGCGGCTCGAACGCCATCCGTCGTACGCCATCCTCAAGGGACGTCACAACTACGCCTGCCTGCACCGCGTCCGCGACGGTGTGCCCGACGAGCAGGGCGCACTGCTGGAACGCGTGCCGAGCGGTCCGCTCGGCCGGCAGGTGCTGGAGCTTCGGTCGTGGGCGGCGAAGCAGGCGCAGACCGGCGGCGACGGGGACCGGGACGCCGCGCCCACCCACCAGGACCGCGCCTGGGCACAGGTCGCGGTGTCCTCCCGGGAGTGCCTGGGCGCGCAGCGGTGCCCGTACGGCGCCGAGTGCTTCGCCGAGCGCGCCCGTGAGCGCGCTCACGGGGCCGACGTCATCGTCACCAACCACGCGCTCCTCGCGATCGACGCGCTGGAGAACATCTCGGTGCTGCCGGACTACGACGTGGTGATCATCGACGAGGCGCACGAACTCGCGGCCCGGGTGACCGGGACCGCCTCGGCCGAGCTCTCCCCGGGCATGATCGAACGCGCTGCCCGGCGGGCGACGCCGTTCTGTGAGGGCGGTGAGGCCGATCCGCTGGAGGACGCGGGGGAGGCGCTGCGCTCGGCGCTGGCGTCCGCCCCGCTGGGCAGGGTGGAGACCCCCAGCTCCGAGCTCACCGCCGCGGTCGCGCTGGTCCGTGACTCCGCGCGCGCGGCCTGGTCGGCCTTTCCCAGCGAGAAGAAGGACTCCGACGCCGAGTCGGGTCGCCGGCAGGCGCGTTCCTACGTCGAGCAGATCCGCGACGTCGCCGAGCGCGTCAGCGGGTTGTCGCCGTACGACGTGGTGTGGGTGGCCGAACGTGAGCGGGGTGGTCCGGAGCTACGGGTCGCGCCGCTGTCGGTGGCGGGGCTGCTGCGGGAGAAGTTGCTCTCCGAGCGGACCTGCGTCCTCACCTCGGCGACGCTGAAGCTGGGCGGGGACTTCGACTCCGCCGCCCGGTCGGTGGGTCTGCGTCCGGTCGACCGGATCCCGGACGGTGAGGACGGGGCCGGCCGGAAGGGACGTGGCGGGAGTGAGACGGGCGGGGAGCCGGCGACCGATCGGACCGGCGACCAGGACGGCGGATCGGCGAGCGAGGGCGGCAAGGACATCGTTGAGCCGCTGCCATGGCGGGGTCTGGATGTCGGTTCGCCGTTCGACTACGAGCGGCAGGCGATCCTCTACGTCGCCCGCAGGTTGGCTCCACCCGGCCGGGGCGGGATCTCCCCGCGGGTCCTGGACGAGGTGAGCGAGCTGGTCGAGGCGGCCGGCGGCGCGACGTTGGGGTTGTTCTCGTCCCGCCGGGCGGCGGAGGAGGCGGCCGCGGCGGTGCGGGACCGGCTGGGAGTCGAGGTGCTCTGTCAGGGCGAGGGGCAGCTGAGTGAGCTGCACCGGAGGTTCGCGGCCGAGCCGGACACGTCGTTGTTCGGGACGCTGTCGCTGTGGCAGGGCCTCGATGTGCCGGGTGACGCCTGTCAGCTCGTGATCATCGACAGGATTCCGTTCCCGCGCCCGGACGACCCGCTGACCTCGGCGCGTCAGCGCGCGGTCGACGAGGCGGGAGGAAACGGCTTCATGTCCGTGGCCGCCACTCACGCCGCACTCCTGCTCGCGCAGGGGGTCGGCCGGCTCATCCGCAGGTCGACCGACCGTGGCGTGGTGGCGGTGCTCGACCCGCGGCTGGTCACCGCGCGATACGGCAACTACCTGCGCGCGTCGCTGCCGCCGATGTGGTTCACCGGAGACCGCGACGTCGCGCTCGGTGCGCTGCGCCGACTGCGGTCGGCCCGCGAGGAGTGA
- the lexA gene encoding transcriptional repressor LexA, producing the protein MPKRKNTATESPTANVRELPDGPPDATGLTPRQRRILEVIRDSVETRGYPPAMREIGELVGLTSSSSVAHQLRVLESKGFIRRDPNRPRALEVLAPSASTRRASLSGVPAYDETDSGEDRPAPAFVPVVGRIAAGGPILAEQSVEEIMPLPRQLVGEGELFLLRVRGDSMVEAAICDGDWVVVRQQPEAESGEIVSAMIDGEATVKTYRPRDGKVWLVPHNPAYEPIPGDDAVILGKVVAVLRRV; encoded by the coding sequence ATGCCCAAGCGGAAAAACACGGCGACGGAGTCCCCTACGGCGAACGTCCGGGAGCTGCCCGACGGGCCGCCCGACGCGACCGGACTCACTCCACGCCAGCGACGCATCCTCGAAGTCATCCGAGATTCGGTGGAGACCCGCGGATATCCCCCGGCGATGCGTGAGATCGGTGAGCTGGTGGGCCTCACGTCCTCCTCGTCGGTGGCACACCAGCTCAGAGTCCTGGAGAGCAAGGGCTTCATCCGCCGCGACCCCAACCGGCCCCGGGCGCTCGAGGTGCTCGCACCGTCCGCGTCCACCCGGCGGGCGTCCCTGTCGGGGGTGCCGGCCTACGACGAGACCGACAGCGGTGAGGACCGCCCGGCGCCGGCATTCGTGCCCGTGGTGGGCCGGATCGCGGCCGGTGGCCCGATCCTGGCCGAGCAGTCGGTCGAGGAGATCATGCCGCTGCCGCGCCAGCTCGTCGGCGAGGGTGAGCTCTTCCTGCTTCGCGTCCGGGGTGACTCCATGGTGGAGGCGGCCATCTGCGACGGCGACTGGGTGGTCGTCCGTCAGCAGCCCGAGGCGGAGTCGGGCGAGATCGTCTCGGCGATGATCGACGGCGAGGCGACCGTCAAGACGTATCGGCCCCGTGACGGAAAGGTGTGGCTGGTGCCGCACAATCCCGCGTACGAGCCCATCCCTGGAGACGACGCCGTCATCCTCGGTAAGGTCGTCGCGGTCCTACGTCGGGTCTGA
- a CDS encoding LysM peptidoglycan-binding domain-containing protein translates to MSNSASVVYLEDFVSRRAGGAPDRGQRHLSPVAPPVGPGDVRSRDARPREFRPRELRPRGVRPFLRVPHEETEAAARVEAPCTARGGASEVAPGRVRPAPGARRRPPRPRGVRSCVLPAARGRSDPSTLRLTRRGRLVLTTLTAMATLALVGVLGLLAQGAFGAAARGAADSTATTTITVEPGETMWGIATQLTPGADPRATVDEIARLNDVSRAGDLRVGQRLVVPVQAR, encoded by the coding sequence ATGAGCAACAGCGCGTCGGTGGTCTATCTCGAGGACTTCGTGTCCCGTCGGGCCGGCGGTGCTCCGGACCGCGGCCAAAGGCACCTCAGCCCGGTCGCGCCGCCGGTGGGCCCGGGCGACGTCCGGTCCCGCGACGCCCGGCCGCGAGAGTTTCGGCCGCGAGAGCTCCGACCGCGCGGCGTCCGTCCGTTCCTGCGGGTGCCGCACGAGGAGACGGAGGCGGCCGCCCGAGTGGAGGCGCCGTGCACGGCTCGGGGCGGTGCGAGCGAGGTGGCGCCCGGGCGGGTGCGCCCCGCACCGGGGGCTCGTCGACGCCCCCCGCGACCGCGGGGCGTGCGGTCGTGCGTGCTTCCGGCCGCCCGCGGGCGGTCCGACCCGTCGACTCTCCGCCTGACCAGGCGTGGCCGGCTGGTGCTGACCACGCTGACGGCCATGGCGACGCTGGCGCTCGTCGGCGTTCTCGGGCTTCTGGCGCAGGGTGCGTTCGGCGCCGCGGCCCGTGGTGCCGCTGACTCGACGGCCACGACCACGATCACGGTGGAGCCGGGGGAGACGATGTGGGGGATCGCCACCCAGCTCACCCCCGGTGCCGACCCGCGGGCGACGGTGGACGAGATCGCCCGGCTCAACGACGTGTCCCGCGCAGGTGACCTGCGCGTCGGCCAGCGGCTGGTCGTCCCCGTCCAGGCGCGCTGA
- the nrdR gene encoding transcriptional regulator NrdR, with protein sequence MHCPFCRHPDSRVVDSRTADDGAAIRRRRQCLDCERRFTTVEQVTLAVVKRSAVTEPFSREKVITGVRKACKGRPVTEDSLAQLAQRVEEAIRSTGSAEIPSHEVGLAILGPLRELDEVAYMRFASVYRSFDTLADFETEIAVLRAEHDETVPEPRPGGQPTRP encoded by the coding sequence ATGCACTGCCCGTTCTGCCGGCATCCTGACAGTCGGGTGGTCGACAGCCGCACCGCCGACGACGGCGCCGCCATCCGGCGCCGGCGCCAGTGCCTGGACTGCGAGCGCCGGTTCACCACCGTCGAGCAGGTCACGCTCGCCGTGGTCAAGCGCAGCGCCGTCACCGAGCCGTTCAGCCGCGAGAAGGTCATCACCGGGGTACGCAAGGCGTGCAAGGGTCGGCCCGTCACCGAGGACTCCCTCGCGCAGTTGGCGCAGCGGGTGGAGGAGGCGATCCGGTCCACCGGTTCGGCGGAGATCCCCTCCCACGAGGTGGGGCTCGCCATTCTCGGTCCGCTCCGGGAGTTGGACGAGGTGGCCTACATGCGCTTCGCCAGCGTCTACCGCAGCTTCGACACCCTGGCCGACTTCGAGACCGAGATCGCGGTGCTACGCGCCGAGCACGACGAGACGGTGCCCGAGCCACGCCCGGGCGGGCAACCCACCAGGCCCTAG